In Carya illinoinensis cultivar Pawnee chromosome 6, C.illinoinensisPawnee_v1, whole genome shotgun sequence, a single genomic region encodes these proteins:
- the LOC122313452 gene encoding protein FAR1-RELATED SEQUENCE 5-like isoform X2: MEKGEEHSSPLTPSNSNPPSTDIPKTTPNHSNYMHGWHGPGPTRSSTFMPHLDGNQYPSNIQNVGYQFQYGMGPPIPLITTSSTMSSRVHIEDTPDCRELEAPCISSRVDKESKEDGPDSREIEDGSAGTPKCVQMDGGDMIEEPKSGMEFNSFEELMTYYKQYAKKCGFGVMTKRSERGEDETIRYVTLACARGGKARNRTLNVVKPRPTGKTECKAKINALKVEGKMQLTTVYNIHNHGLNPQKSRFFRCNREVSETVKRVLDTNDLASIRMNKSFGSLVVGEGGFENISYLENNCNYIDKAIHLQLGKGGARALREYFVRMQYKNPGFFALMDLDDDGKLKNVFWADPRSRVAYQYFGDVVTFDTTYLTNRFVMPFVPFVGINHHGQSILLGAGLISSEDTETFVWLFQTWLHCMDGIAPKAIITNQNRAIKNAVAIVFPKSRHRFCLWHIMKKVPEKLGSHGSYKSGLKNELMKCVYDTQTIEEFEKCWDELITTYNLHENAWLQSLFAEREHWVPAFLKEFFWAGMNTTQRNESKNAFFDSYVHSKTNLKEFVDQFDEELKKKIENENSANFHSFNSTIPCISRSPIEKRFQDLYTNAKFREVQQQITGIIDMDPVLLKRDGGIKTYLVEDEICVEEFTKLVTHSVDFSEEDATTKCSCGLFQMRGILCRHILAVFKCNGIKSLPNKYILDRWRKDIKRRYMLIHSSYDAGDQRADANRYSSLLNICYQMITYAAGSKEHTEDAINKLYAMIELYRDNQEPPSMILTGSNVGCTTKDTTIVGSSKQVPSSQVVRGKDRLPSLRRASRIEKDMRKVKVKTKKMPVKGKRKERDGRDTPVMDTCRNLFGPLEIDMSNVGGVQRAQLLTLMEPSFEKQ, translated from the exons ATGGAAAAAGGAGAAGAACACTCATCTCCGCTAACACCATCTAACTCAAATCCTCCCAGCACg gaCATACCAAAAACTACTCCAAACCATTCAAATTACATGCACGGTTGGCATGGACCAGGGCCTACACGGTCATCGACTTTTATGCCACATCTAGATGGCAACCAATATCCAAGCAACATTCAG AATGTTGGTTATCAATTTCAATATGGGATGGGACCTCCGATTCCTCTCATCACTACAAGCTCCACAATGAGCTCAAGAGTTCATATAGAGGATACACCCGATTGTAGGGAACTTGAAGcgccatgtatttcttctaGAGTTGATAAGGAAAGTAAAGAGGATGGACCAGATTCACGGGAAATCGAGGATGGCAGTGCTGGGACACCTAAGTGTGTCCAAATGGATGGTGGTGACATGATTGAGGAGCCAAAGTCGGGGATGGAGTttaattcttttgaagaattAATGACCTATTACAAGCAATATGCTAAGAAATGTGGGTTTGGAGTAATGACAAAAAGGAGTGAGAGGGGAGAGGATGAGACTATTAGATATGTCACTCTTGCTTGTGCCCGTGGTGGGAAGGCCCGGAATAGGACGTTGAATGTTGTCAAACCACGTCCGACAGGAAAGACGGAATGTAAGGCAAAAATTAATGCCTTAAAAGTTGAGGGAAAGATGCAGTTGACAACAGTTTATAATATCCATAATCATGGCCTCAATCCACAGAAATCCcgcttctttcgatgtaatagagaagtgagtGAGACCGTAAAAAGAGTCCTAGATACAAACGACTTGGCTAGCATCCGAATGAATAAGAGTTTTGGATCTCTTGTCGTTGGCGAGGGTGGATTCGAGAACATCTCGTATTTGGAAAACAATTGTAATTACATTGATAAGGCAATACATCTACAACTTGGGAAAGGTGGTGCTAGAGCGCTTCGAGAGTATTTTGTTAGGATGCAGTACAAAAATCCCGGGTTTTTTGcattgatggatttagatgaCGACgggaaattaaaaaatgttttttgggcAGACCCCCGTAGTAGGGTAGCCTAtcaatattttggagatgtggTCACATTTGATACCACTTACCTAACGAATAGATTTGTGATGCCCTTTGTACCATTTGTTGGTATAAACCATCATGGACAATCAATTCTGTTGGGAGCAGGATTGATTTCCAGTGAGGATACAGAGACATTTGTGTGGTTATTCCAGACCTGGTTGCATtgtatggatggtatagctCCGAAAGCTATTATCACAAATCAGAATAGAGCGATAAAAAATGCAGTTGCTATTGTTTTTCCAAAAAGTCGACATAGATTTTGCTTGTGGCATATAATGAAGAAAGTCCCTGAAAAGCTTGGCTCCCATGGTTCCTACAAAAGTGGGTTGAAAAATGAAttgatgaaatgtgtatatGACACCCAAACTATTGAAGAGTTTGAGAAATGTTGGGATGAGTTAATCACCACGTATAACTTGCATGAGAATGCCTGGTTGCAGAGTTTATTCGCTGAGCGTGAGCATTGGGTACCGGCATTCTTAAAAGAGTttttttgggctggaatgaaTACAACCCAGCGAAATGAGAGCAAGAATGCCTTTTTTGACAGTTATGTGCATTCTAAGACAAATTTGAAAGAGTTTGTTGACCAGTTTGACGAggagttgaaaaagaaaattgagaatgaaaatagcGCGAACTTCCACTCATTCAACTCCACAATTCCCTGCATATCTAGATCTCCAATTGAAAAGAGATTTCAAGATTTGTACACAAATGCAAAATTCAGGGAAGTTCAGCAGCAAATTACCGGCATCATTGATATGGATCCAGTTTTACTTAAGAGGGATGGTGGAATAAAGACATATCTAGTAGAGGATGAAATTTGTGTGGAAGAGTTTACCAAGCTGGTTACACATTCTGTGGACTTTAGTGAGGAAGATGCAACTACAAAGTGTTCGTGTGGGTTATTTCAGATGAGGGGGATTCTGTGTAGGCACATTTTGGCCGTATTCAAGTGTAACGGGATAAAATCATTGCCAAATAAGTATATTTTAGATCGATGGCGAAAGGACATCAAAAGGAGATATATGTTAATCCACAGCAGCTATGATGCAGGGGATCAGCGGGCAGATGCGAACAGATATTCAAGTCTATTGAATATCTGCTATCAAATGATTACTTATGCAGCGGGTTCAAAAGAGCATACTGAGGATGCAATTAATAAGTTATATGCAATGATTGAATTATATCGTGACAACCAAGAACCCCCATCGATGATCTTAACGGGTTCCAATGTTGGTTGTACGACAAAGGATACAACTATAGTTGGTAGTTCAAAACAAGTACCCAGTTCACAAGTTGTTAGAGGGAAAGACAGACTTCcatctctgaggagagcatcTAGGATAGAGAAAGACATGCGGAAAGTTAAAGTGAAGACGAAGAAAATGCCAGTTAAGGGGAAACGTAAAGAG CGAGATGGACGAGATACACCAGTCATGGATACTTGCAGAAATTTATTTGGCCCTTTAGAGATAGATATGTCCAATGTTGGTGGCGTGCAg AGAGCTCAGCTTTTGACATTAATGGAACCCAGCTTCGAGAAACAGTGA
- the LOC122313452 gene encoding protein FAR1-RELATED SEQUENCE 5-like isoform X1, whose protein sequence is MEKGEEHSSPLTPSNSNPPSTDIPKTTPNHSNYMHGWHGPGPTRSSTFMPHLDGNQYPSNIQNVGYQFQYGMGPPIPLITTSSTMSSRVHIEDTPDCRELEAPCISSRVDKESKEDGPDSREIEDGSAGTPKCVQMDGGDMIEEPKSGMEFNSFEELMTYYKQYAKKCGFGVMTKRSERGEDETIRYVTLACARGGKARNRTLNVVKPRPTGKTECKAKINALKVEGKMQLTTVYNIHNHGLNPQKSRFFRCNREVSETVKRVLDTNDLASIRMNKSFGSLVVGEGGFENISYLENNCNYIDKAIHLQLGKGGARALREYFVRMQYKNPGFFALMDLDDDGKLKNVFWADPRSRVAYQYFGDVVTFDTTYLTNRFVMPFVPFVGINHHGQSILLGAGLISSEDTETFVWLFQTWLHCMDGIAPKAIITNQNRAIKNAVAIVFPKSRHRFCLWHIMKKVPEKLGSHGSYKSGLKNELMKCVYDTQTIEEFEKCWDELITTYNLHENAWLQSLFAEREHWVPAFLKEFFWAGMNTTQRNESKNAFFDSYVHSKTNLKEFVDQFDEELKKKIENENSANFHSFNSTIPCISRSPIEKRFQDLYTNAKFREVQQQITGIIDMDPVLLKRDGGIKTYLVEDEICVEEFTKLVTHSVDFSEEDATTKCSCGLFQMRGILCRHILAVFKCNGIKSLPNKYILDRWRKDIKRRYMLIHSSYDAGDQRADANRYSSLLNICYQMITYAAGSKEHTEDAINKLYAMIELYRDNQEPPSMILTGSNVGCTTKDTTIVGSSKQVPSSQVVRGKDRLPSLRRASRIEKDMRKVKVKTKKMPVKGKRKERDGRDTPVMDTCRNLFGPLEIDMSNVGGVQSIPESSAFDINGTQLRETVIASQENMQFGLNGSQPMQLDLDGSQSAQ, encoded by the exons ATGGAAAAAGGAGAAGAACACTCATCTCCGCTAACACCATCTAACTCAAATCCTCCCAGCACg gaCATACCAAAAACTACTCCAAACCATTCAAATTACATGCACGGTTGGCATGGACCAGGGCCTACACGGTCATCGACTTTTATGCCACATCTAGATGGCAACCAATATCCAAGCAACATTCAG AATGTTGGTTATCAATTTCAATATGGGATGGGACCTCCGATTCCTCTCATCACTACAAGCTCCACAATGAGCTCAAGAGTTCATATAGAGGATACACCCGATTGTAGGGAACTTGAAGcgccatgtatttcttctaGAGTTGATAAGGAAAGTAAAGAGGATGGACCAGATTCACGGGAAATCGAGGATGGCAGTGCTGGGACACCTAAGTGTGTCCAAATGGATGGTGGTGACATGATTGAGGAGCCAAAGTCGGGGATGGAGTttaattcttttgaagaattAATGACCTATTACAAGCAATATGCTAAGAAATGTGGGTTTGGAGTAATGACAAAAAGGAGTGAGAGGGGAGAGGATGAGACTATTAGATATGTCACTCTTGCTTGTGCCCGTGGTGGGAAGGCCCGGAATAGGACGTTGAATGTTGTCAAACCACGTCCGACAGGAAAGACGGAATGTAAGGCAAAAATTAATGCCTTAAAAGTTGAGGGAAAGATGCAGTTGACAACAGTTTATAATATCCATAATCATGGCCTCAATCCACAGAAATCCcgcttctttcgatgtaatagagaagtgagtGAGACCGTAAAAAGAGTCCTAGATACAAACGACTTGGCTAGCATCCGAATGAATAAGAGTTTTGGATCTCTTGTCGTTGGCGAGGGTGGATTCGAGAACATCTCGTATTTGGAAAACAATTGTAATTACATTGATAAGGCAATACATCTACAACTTGGGAAAGGTGGTGCTAGAGCGCTTCGAGAGTATTTTGTTAGGATGCAGTACAAAAATCCCGGGTTTTTTGcattgatggatttagatgaCGACgggaaattaaaaaatgttttttgggcAGACCCCCGTAGTAGGGTAGCCTAtcaatattttggagatgtggTCACATTTGATACCACTTACCTAACGAATAGATTTGTGATGCCCTTTGTACCATTTGTTGGTATAAACCATCATGGACAATCAATTCTGTTGGGAGCAGGATTGATTTCCAGTGAGGATACAGAGACATTTGTGTGGTTATTCCAGACCTGGTTGCATtgtatggatggtatagctCCGAAAGCTATTATCACAAATCAGAATAGAGCGATAAAAAATGCAGTTGCTATTGTTTTTCCAAAAAGTCGACATAGATTTTGCTTGTGGCATATAATGAAGAAAGTCCCTGAAAAGCTTGGCTCCCATGGTTCCTACAAAAGTGGGTTGAAAAATGAAttgatgaaatgtgtatatGACACCCAAACTATTGAAGAGTTTGAGAAATGTTGGGATGAGTTAATCACCACGTATAACTTGCATGAGAATGCCTGGTTGCAGAGTTTATTCGCTGAGCGTGAGCATTGGGTACCGGCATTCTTAAAAGAGTttttttgggctggaatgaaTACAACCCAGCGAAATGAGAGCAAGAATGCCTTTTTTGACAGTTATGTGCATTCTAAGACAAATTTGAAAGAGTTTGTTGACCAGTTTGACGAggagttgaaaaagaaaattgagaatgaaaatagcGCGAACTTCCACTCATTCAACTCCACAATTCCCTGCATATCTAGATCTCCAATTGAAAAGAGATTTCAAGATTTGTACACAAATGCAAAATTCAGGGAAGTTCAGCAGCAAATTACCGGCATCATTGATATGGATCCAGTTTTACTTAAGAGGGATGGTGGAATAAAGACATATCTAGTAGAGGATGAAATTTGTGTGGAAGAGTTTACCAAGCTGGTTACACATTCTGTGGACTTTAGTGAGGAAGATGCAACTACAAAGTGTTCGTGTGGGTTATTTCAGATGAGGGGGATTCTGTGTAGGCACATTTTGGCCGTATTCAAGTGTAACGGGATAAAATCATTGCCAAATAAGTATATTTTAGATCGATGGCGAAAGGACATCAAAAGGAGATATATGTTAATCCACAGCAGCTATGATGCAGGGGATCAGCGGGCAGATGCGAACAGATATTCAAGTCTATTGAATATCTGCTATCAAATGATTACTTATGCAGCGGGTTCAAAAGAGCATACTGAGGATGCAATTAATAAGTTATATGCAATGATTGAATTATATCGTGACAACCAAGAACCCCCATCGATGATCTTAACGGGTTCCAATGTTGGTTGTACGACAAAGGATACAACTATAGTTGGTAGTTCAAAACAAGTACCCAGTTCACAAGTTGTTAGAGGGAAAGACAGACTTCcatctctgaggagagcatcTAGGATAGAGAAAGACATGCGGAAAGTTAAAGTGAAGACGAAGAAAATGCCAGTTAAGGGGAAACGTAAAGAG CGAGATGGACGAGATACACCAGTCATGGATACTTGCAGAAATTTATTTGGCCCTTTAGAGATAGATATGTCCAATGTTGGTGGCGTGCAg TCTATTCCAGAGAGCTCAGCTTTTGACATTAATGGAACCCAGCTTCGAGAAACAGTGATTGCAAGTCAAGAAAAT ATGCAATTTGGATTGAATGGATCACAACCAATGCAACTTGACTTGGATGGATCACAATCGGCACAATGA